The sequence below is a genomic window from Hippocampus zosterae strain Florida chromosome 15, ASM2543408v3, whole genome shotgun sequence.
AATGATGAGAGCACACGCGTCACGCGCGCCGTGTCGGGCCGTGACCAGAGCACAATTCCTCACCTGGAGGGGCTCCCAACTCCAGCCATCTCTCAAGCGGTCGGACAGCTTCAGGAAGCGCCGACAGCACTGACGGAAGCTCTCCTCGCTCTGCAGACACGCGCTCATTTCTGCGCGTCAAACAACAGCTGACGTCATGAAGACAGCGGTGATAAACCCTCAAGTATCGACGTTCGGTGACAGCGAGAAAATGTCGACCAAATCTGTTGATCGCAAAAAGAGGGGCCACCTCCAAATTACGAACGGATGAATCAACGATTTGGGGTTTTCAACCATATTTGTGATGCCCGGAACCAATCTTTCCAAAGGGACATTTGTTGCTCAAATAATAGATAGATGATGTGTCAAGGTGTTAACTAGTCCGGCTGGATTGCAGGGCAGACAGATCAATTGAAGACGTGCAACTTTCCGCCTCGAATGTCTCGCACTTGTAAGTGGTCCAAACGGGAACGAGACAGGCGGCTGCTCAGGAGTTCCGTGGCCGGCCGGGTAAATTCATCGTTCCCAACAAATAAAAGGTCGGTACAGTTCACTTCAAGATCCCGTTTGGAATCTGTGGGAGTCGGCTCATTATGACAAAGAAGGAGCTGTCACTTTCAATGAAGACAGCCATCGTGAGCCGGAACTATTCAAACAAAACCATCAGAGAGATCGTGACAACACTGAAAGCCTTTTAACCATCTCCCGTCTTTCTACGACACGATGAAAGCCTTAacccttggggggggggcattaataATCTCCCCAAAGTATGTAGGAAAACATGTTTGTTCATGGTCGCACGAAGCAAATTTTGAACTTTGGGGCCCAAACGTCATAAAGTATATTCACGCAATCCAATAAAAGTGGAGGAAAAGCGACATATAGGTTCGAAGATGGAGCTTTCCGAAGAGACAGTTGGACGCGGACCAACGTCGTTGCGACCTCCGAACCCCAGGGGGCGAAAAGGGGAACTTTAGCGTCATTTACCGAGGGAGCGAAAACGACTACAGCTCATTCGCAAAGCGGAGAAGCGGAAGCTCAAAACGGAGCAGCGGGACCGCGTTCCTGCCACAATAGTCGCGCTCACGAAACAGCAAAGCGATGCTATAACTCGTTTGCGTACGATAAATGTTTTCGAGCTCAAGCGCTACTTCGCGAAGGCATTGAGTGGTAATGTCCCCGGAAATGTGTTTGTGACAGATCCCAAATGATAGCTCTGTCACAGTGAAGTTGCGGCTTGCGGTTGTCGTCGACATTGCCTCCGAAAAGTTGCGACTTACCGTCGGTCGACTTGAACGGTAGGAGCCGGGGTACGAAGGGGAGAGACCGACCGCTCTGCCGCGACGTGATATCTGGTCACGTGACGACCGACGTCCGAACCCTAAACGTCGCCGCCTCCCGGCAGCGCCCGGAAGTCCACCGTGTGCTGCATTCGGGGAAAATCGGAAGGATCCCCTTCGCATTGTCGCACTTGCGACGTCAGAAGGAAAATTGTCATGAAAAAAGTAGACTGGTGCGGCAAGGCAAACTATTTCCTGATTCTGATGGAGAGACAGTTTCGCAAGGCTCGAATTTGGCAAAGTCGGTCCCTAtaagtaaaatattttaaaaagggcCCGTTCTGCCTACAGTCAAACAAACACATCATCGATCCTGTGGAAAATTTGACGTCGTGAAAAGGCACTTCCTGTTGATTTGGGGGAATGTTCAGGTCACTTCCAATTAATGTTAGGTCCTTTTGTAATCataacataaatatatatacaatagcAACAACAAGTAACGCTTCACTTTCCCATCCCAACACAAATctcaaatatttgaatttaatattttatggatgtgtatttgtttgtgtcTATAAGCCTGAGGGAGAGGCTCAGCAGTTTGACATGGTGTGATGGGgactttttttggtcaaatcTTGGATTGCTGGTTTACAAGGGGTAAGACCAACTTGAAATATGGATTTGGGGCGACAGGCATGAATGAAGCCCGCTGCGCACAATGTGCGGCGACTAACTGCAATGAGTCCATGAAGCCTTCCAAATGAGTGTTTTGTCAACAAATGTGTGTGCCTTGAGAGTACCATACTCTGTGGTTGCAGCATTGCTAAGGCTAAAAATGATTCAGTCTTGGTGAGGGGGGGTTCTCTAACATTGAAGCAGTGCACGTGGCACCGTCGCCATCATCTGACATTGGGCAGGGCAACGAAGGACTGGTCGGCAGTCAGTTACAGGGCACGTATCGACCAACAATGAGTGACATTCAGACCTGTTGGCAACTGAGAGTCTTTTGATCAACCCAGCATGGACGTTTCTCGAACGTGGGGTGGCAGATGGAAGGCCAGGCAAGCACAAAGATACATGACGGATCAAGAGTTTGATGACAAGGTcaagaaaaaaagccatttatTGCAATAATGCAAAAAAGAGCCTAAACGTCGAACGCTTTTATTCTCCCCTCAAGTCAAAGTGAGCGTTTCCGAGGCAAAACGCAGCCGACACGAAGCTCTTTTCCGAGGTCGGATCCGAGAGTTTGGTACTGGGGGCAGGTTACCAAAACAATGCGGTTTCCCCAAATGCAAACCTTGATACGAACAGAAGATAGCGATTTCCGCCCCAAATTCTTTTCTGACATCGTTGAcacatacaaagaaaaaaacaaagtaccaCAGAAGAATTTTGCAAATCCAAATCTAATCTTGTGGTCAGAACTGACAGCAAAGTCTGAGGACGCCGCAACAATAACACGAGCGCTTTCTTCACGCTGACAGGGACTCTGGCGGAAAGACGAGAATGACAGGACAAGCGCGACATACCGTAACACGTGCTCGGATGGATACTCGCCAAGTCTCGTACCAGCTTCCCTTCACGTTCCAGAGTCAATCAGACCCGAGGTTCCTCAGCAGCGCTTAAATAGTGACACTTAACAACGGGTTTCCAAAGTGGGACACCCTTCAAGAGAACCTCTCCGACAAACGAGGGGGCCGGGCATCGATACTGCTCAAGCGGATACAATTAAAGGGACTCCATCGCCGCCGGATGAAATGGGAGACGGAGAGCTGAAATCAGAGACACAGACTGAACCCGAAGCAACAAACACGCCTGGAAGCTGTCCGCTGTCCCTTTTCACTTCAGTGACCCGTTGACGGTGCAACACAAACGTTTCACCggggaacaattttttttatccggATGCGCAAAGGGCGACGCTCGAGATGGTTCTGCCTCTACTCGAGGGATCCGGTGGACAAAAATGGCCTCGACAACCGCTCATGTAGATCCGCAACACATTTAGTGGCGCATTTCCTCAGACGGTGGCCGGGCGGCGTTCGTCTACGCGACAGCCGGACATACACGATCCCTTTCCGAGCGCGAGTCTTTTCTTTCTTGACTCTCAAAAGTGCGACGTGGTTAGAGCGACCGCTTCTTTCTTCACCTTCTGTTTGGATCaacataccgtattggcctgaatataagacgaccccctctttttcaagactcaagattGAAAACTGACttattgaacaccaaattaatgtttatccagaaaataattacagtacatctgaaaaaaaaaatgattacaacAATAAATTTGAGAGTAAAaggatgttattttgcctcattcaactAAACTAAAGTgtaatcacattcataaatgaatggcttctggtttttgaaatgttaattacatcaaaacttctcctcagctgccggttaacgtGGCCGatttttgacccacttttctggAGATTGTTgcgacgtttctccattttctgttatctcttctattattgtcttcttttccttcttaacgcaattttttttttcttcgtgctaccgctatttttattttattcttcgtggcaggggttcactttggcccggggagtcaagttcagcattcgcttcaatgatatctggcgccatctagcgtcgtgaattggtataatgtctagaccccgaatataaaacgACCCCACTTTTccagttttatgttttttatatttgggccaatacggtacctGCCAGAACAGACGAAAGCAGTGTCAAACTATGCAGACATGTACAGTATCGCGTGCGAGTGCGTGTCTTATTCGGTGATTTCTTTTCAACGCCGCCGCTCCGTTTTAAGCACTGACAAAAGCTCATTTGGAACACGGCAGAATGGGCGGGCGACAAACAGGCCGGATTGCAAGGAAAAGAGGGCCGGACGATATTCATAGCATTCAGCGGTGATCGGACGACGTATGACGCGCTACTTTACTCCGCGATGCTAATACGCCGTCGTCTACACGTCCGCGATGGAAACGATAGCCCAAATTCGTGTGTTCCCCGCCAAACCAGCCCAAGACAAACATCGCAAGGTTAAATTGCCGCCGTCCTCGTTGCCGTCAACCCTTTCGCAGGACGGCGATGGCGCGTCCCGTCACTCGGAACGACGGCCGCATTGTGTTGTCGTCGTTTTCtcggagggaggaaaaaaaaaacaccggagGCCTTCGAGCGTCAATGACGAGCGTTTGAGGAAATGCGGCACCTTTGGCGTGAACGTCAAATCGCTCAAGTAGCCATGACGGTTCCCCCACCGTGTCTCTTTCATGCACGTCACTTGAACCTATTTGAACAGCTGAGGCGGTAAGAGCGTCGCTAGCGCGCAAAGGCCACGTGAATTTCATTTCACCGAATGAGACTTTTGATCGGGTGCGGCCGGAGGCCTTTTTTCCGTCAGCGTCCACAAGGACTTCCCGACGAGCCGCTTCATGTTCATCCGTGTCCCGCCAAACTCAATATTGGGCGTGTTTGGGGGGGTTGTGGCCATTCTGTAATTTGGCTTGGCTTTCCCGACAGCCTTTGCCTTGGTCCGTCCCGATCGGGAGACGAGAGGCAGTCGGCGAACCTAGACGTGCGACACCTTTTGCGTCTCTCTCGCCTGTTTGATGCTGTACAGCCATTTAATGACTCTCGCGTTGCGCTCCACGGCGGAGATGCCGTAAGGGACTCGCTGGCCGGCctcgtcctcctcgtcttcTCCCTCGTCGCCGTCCGACAGGCCGTCGTTGGAGGAGCGCCGGGACCGGTCGCAGTCCGAAGAAATCATGGAGGCCGATCTGAAGTTGAGGCTCACGATGTCCGAATTGGCCCGAGCAAAGTTCTCGGGGCCGACCGCCTCCAGCTCCTCCGGATCCAGGCCGCAATAGTTAAAAAAACGCTCCACGTCGGCTCCGGCTCGGGCGTACCTGTCCGACAGGTCTGACTTTGACCTGTGCAGGGAGGAGCGGCGCGCGACGGACCAAGTGGGctccgcctccgggccgggATCCGTCGACGGGTTGGCGACGGCGGCGTCGCCGATCTCGCGCGCCGGCGGCCGAGGGCTCGCCTTGCCGCCGGGTGACGGCGAGAGGCAGGGCCGGGGGGCCGGCAGCGACAGCGAGAGGGCGGGCGGCGGCAGGAAAGCCGGGTTGGGTttgggcgggagcggcggggccGAGGAGCTGCCGGATCGTGCCGTGCGGAGCGGCTTGCCGTTGCACAGCCGCAGGAGGTCCGAGGAGGAGTGCGAGGTCAGCAGCGGCGGTAGCGGAGAGCACGAGCGTTCCGCCAGGCCCCCTCGGcctcctcctctttcatccGGCACCCTGCTGAGATTGAGGTTGGCCGCCGGCTGAGGACTGCACCGTCCGCCGCTACTGCCCGCAGGTACCTTCAAGGAATGGGGAAAGGAGCGCAGGGAATGGGAGGTGCTCGGACTCGGGGCCGACTCTCGCGGGGGCTCGTTCAGGGCCATCGTGGACCGGTAGGTCAACGGCGTCCTAGGAGCGGGAAACAAATGGACACGCACACAAGAGTGAAAAAGACAAGGGAGGACCACATTTTGGCGGGGAAACGGAAGGGGTACATGTCAAAAGGATGAGAATCCGCAATCCGACGCCGTCGGGCTTTGGAACGGGCGCATTCGCACATCCGCGCCTCGCAAAACCGTGATGGATTCTCGTCGGTCCTACTTTCGGTTCTCGGCGAGGGTTTACGTTTGGACATTGACTGAGCCCCGGATGAACTCCCTTGACGGGTCGCAGCATCCTGAAACCGTTTGGGCGCATTCGGTTGAAGAGCGGCAAAGACGACGACGTTCTCAAGCTCACCCGGGGGCTACCAATAGGCGTCACACTTCCAATCGATCCAATGCAATTGATTGGCTTCAAAGAGTTGCATCAAGTTCAAGTTGAAAGCCGGACAGCAAAAGCCGCCAAAGGGAATTTTCGTGTCGTTGGAAAATAGGTCACCGCTATTcctacttttattttatatgatgtatatatatatatatatatatatatatatatatatatatatatatatatatatatacaatattattataaaatatgcattcattcattcattcatcttccgagccgctcgatcctcactagggtcgcggggggttctggagcctatcccagctgtcttcgggcagtaggcggggtacaccctgaatcggttgccagccaatcgcagggcacacatagacgaacaaccatccacgctcacactcacacctagggacaatttagagtgttcaatcagcctgccatgcatatttttggaatgtgggaggaaaccggagcacccggagaaaacccacgcaggcccggggagaatacgcaaactccacacagggaggccggagctggaatcgaacccggtacctctgcactgtgaagcccacg
It includes:
- the fam110b gene encoding protein FAM110B, which codes for MPTETLSPALPDSKAAGTATPFGSTVPLRILNKGPDYFRRQVEPNPKRLSAVERLEADKAKYVKSQEVINAKQEPIKPPVLAKPATVHSLQSKRTSGGVPFKASNNNAKSDTCAPSSAGGKRENLNLEILKNLLNSSSSSGAGSEGLGGGAKSAAWMRSSGGLTRTWTPSRTPLTYRSTMALNEPPRESAPSPSTSHSLRSFPHSLKVPAGSSGGRCSPQPAANLNLSRVPDERGGGRGGLAERSCSPLPPLLTSHSSSDLLRLCNGKPLRTARSGSSSAPPLPPKPNPAFLPPPALSLSLPAPRPCLSPSPGGKASPRPPAREIGDAAVANPSTDPGPEAEPTWSVARRSSLHRSKSDLSDRYARAGADVERFFNYCGLDPEELEAVGPENFARANSDIVSLNFRSASMISSDCDRSRRSSNDGLSDGDEGEDEEDEAGQRVPYGISAVERNARVIKWLYSIKQARETQKVSHV